The following nucleotide sequence is from Aedes aegypti strain LVP_AGWG chromosome 3, AaegL5.0 Primary Assembly, whole genome shotgun sequence.
actaaaaaaaaactgtgctttcttacaaaaactGAGAATCAAAAGCAAGAACAGTGTGGTAGCAATGTTAATTTCACATCTATTTTTAAATGGGGATCTGTTTAGGGGCAAATCCAGGTAATTTCGTCAAATTGGTTTAAGTAGGCAAAAATTCCAGCGCAAAATGTGCAAAGTTTTGTTGTAAGTTTTAGTTGTTAGAAAGAGACTTATGGATCTTGTTGAAAACAGTAAACCTTCGATTGTATATTTACTACCGATAAATGAAAATACGCGACAGCGACAGATAACGATTTATTAAGAGGAAAATATAAGGATATTTCCGAAAGCTTAACTCGAGTCGAATCTTACTGGATGACAatttccttatttttatgaaaataaaccCATTTGAACAACGAAAACATCATTTATTAACTATCACGGACATTCTCCATTCTCCACCACTTCCTGAGCACCCTTTTTACTCTTTGCCTTATGCTCATTGGCCCGCTTCAGCTTGTCCAGGTCCTGTTGGCTCTGCGCAGGGGATTCGATTTCCAACGTTACGGGGCCATCGTTCTGAATGTGGACCTGCATCATGGCTCCGAATTTTCCATCCTTGATTCTGTCCGCCTGGTAGAGCGTGCCCAACTTCTGCAGCAACGAATTGTACAGATTCTGCGCGTCCGGACCCTGCATGGCTTTGCTGAAATCCGGCCGGTTGCCCTTCATCCGATGGTACAGGGTGAACTGGCTGACGCAGAGCAGCTCTAGCTGCTGGTCTAGGACACTTTGGGTCCACCGTTTTCCCGAGGGATCCTCGAAGAGGCGGATGCTCAGTAACTTTTTGGCCCTGGTAGGgtgacaatatatttttaaaatattaaaacattgCGTACAAAAGATAACTTACATCCAATCAACATCGTTGGCATTGTCTTCATTCGATATTCCGATCAGTACACAGAGGCCTTTAACGATGGAACTAATGAGCTCTTCaccaactgaaaaaaaaaacgaaagcaGCTCTCAATCGTCACAAGATAAATTCAACAGATACaatttgggatggtacacaaattatgtcacgctaaatttcaagttttttgaccacctcccccccccctttgtcacgttttttgtatgagtcctccgaaatttttgtaaggcttgtcacgcttggcttgaccccctccccccctcggagcgtgacgtaatttgtgcatgacccctttactttaaatatgatgtatcGTTTTTGCGCCTAACAAGCCGAATGGAAATTATAACAACTATCGAAAATCTAGACTTTACAAATACTTTGCAATTAgattaaatgaacaaattgaagtgaaatttgcgaaaaatttacacatct
It contains:
- the LOC5564520 gene encoding uncharacterized protein LOC5564520 isoform X1; this translates as MKAIIQRVSAAKVTVGEELISSIVKGLCVLIGISNEDNANDVDWMAKKLLSIRLFEDPSGKRWTQSVLDQQLELLCVSQFTLYHRMKGNRPDFSKAMQGPDAQNLYNSLLQKLGTLYQADRIKDGKFGAMMQVHIQNDGPVTLEIESPAQSQQDLDKLKRANEHKAKSKKGAQEVVENGECP
- the LOC5564520 gene encoding uncharacterized protein LOC5564520 isoform X2 yields the protein MKAIIQRVSAAKVTVGEELISSIVKGLCVLIGISNEDNANDVDWM